Part of the Pagrus major chromosome 9, Pma_NU_1.0 genome, CACCGTGGCCACCGCTGACTGGAGCTTTGGGAGCGGCTTCTGCCGAGCATCCATCATGCTGTACTGGCTGTTCGTCCTGGAGGGGGTGTCCATACTCCTTATTATCAGCGTGGACCGGTTCCTCATCATTGTGCAGCGGCAGGACAAGTTGACCCCGCACAGAGCTAAACTGTTGATCGCAGGCTCATGGGTGctgagcctgtgtgtgtctctgccatCTGTGGTCGGGTGGAGGACTGGTGCGGCAGGTATGAGAGGCACCTGGGCGCCGCAGTGTGTGCTGGGGTACAGTGACTCTCTGGCAGACCGTGGCTACACAGTGCTATTGGCAGTAGCAGTATTCTTTGTGCCCTTTGCTGTCATGCTGTACTCTTACATGTGCATCCTCAACACAGTGCGCCGCAACACCCTGCGCATCCACAACCACACCAGTGAGCATTCCTGCCTGCCGGCCCTCAACCAGGTCAGCAAAATGAGACTCACTGGGCTGCAGCGGCCCCCTCAGATCAAGGTGGACATGAGCTTCAAGACCAGAGCCTTCACcaccatcctcatcctctttGTCGGCTTCTCCGTGTGCTGGCTGCCGCACACGGTGGTCAGCCTGCTGGCCGTGTTCAGCCGGCAGTTCTACTACAGCTCCGTCTTCTATCCAATCAGCATCGGCGCCCTGTGGCTCAGCTACCTGAAGACAGTGTTCAACCCCGTCATCTACTGCTGGAGGATCAGGAAGTTCAGGGAAGCCTGTCAGGAGTTCATCCCCAAGAGCTGCAGGCTGTGTCCCAGAGTGCCGGGCAGGAGCCGCAGGAGAGTGAGGCCCAGCAACATCTACGTGTGCAGCGAAACTCAGTCAGCTGTGTGAAGGCGAGGACGGCCAGCTTGTCAACGCACAAACGTGCAATGTTTTTAACTTGACCTTTCCTCATTTTAAGCAATCGGAGACTACTAAGGCTAAGAATCTACAGGGTGTTGACAAAATAATCGCCACAAGAATAAACTTTTAATCTAAACTTTTATGCCCACATGGCAGAGAAGTCCTTAAAGTGCTCAGAGAAATGGAGATATGCTGAGGAAGGGTGTGTCATACAATCAAAAGCTCCAGCGTAGCTACTGAATGGATCTTGTGGTGAGATTATTTTGTTTGCTGATTCCCAGATCAACGATGAACTTTGCAGTCTCAAGATATTTTGGttaatttaaaggtccagtgtgtaggattagGGCCAGAAATGGaatttaatattcataattatgttttcactaatgtataatcacctaaaactaagaatcattgtgttttaaattagaatgagcctttttgtatctacagagggagcgggtcctctCCCATGGACCCATGTTCATGAATGTATTAAAGACCTGGATATGGCCGCCAAAGTCCTTATAGGCAAGTCTTGGCACTCAGCCATCTCTGCAACGCCCCTGGCCAGTTGATCCAGGCTATCAAGACTAGGCTCCTATCTAAATTAATGGGCAGAGAGTCATAACTTCACTTTCAGTGGTCATCTGGACATACAAACAACATGTATCACATCACTAGtcaaatatgattaaaaaataaatacatttcaaaaaacGCTTAAATACTTAggtgactttgccccaaaataaggTTTCAAATGGCTGTTTCCCAAAGGTTGTACTTCTGCTACACATGCGCACGGTTTCACGTCACCAACTTCAGCTCATCTTACCAGAGCAATTCAACAAATGCAAgtttaaagtgatagttggggtcttttgatgtggggttgtatgaggtcattatccctagtcagtgtattacctgcagtggatgactgtcagctctccccctgtgtgaaGATGTATGTTAGCCACCTTGAAGAAGGCCCAcctaaaaaacaatatatatgtTTAAGTGTACGCTGtactttgaacatttttggcactTTACATTGCCctcagacagccctttcctttggcactacatcCCCTCAACCGTACATTGCTGTATTCCTACGCACAAGCACAACTGTGTCTGCCGCACGCTGTATTACGCcgcagatcagctgtttgggtcGGACTTTCAGCAGCTGTAAGTACAACGCTCTGATTCCCTGTCGGTGCTACACACctcttctccacacagggggagagctgacggtcatctactgcaggtaatacactgactagggataagtacctcatacaaaCCAATACAACATACACATCAAACGACCCAAACTATCCCTCtaatgtcaaatatttgaatAACCTCACCTTTCTTGATAATCCTGTGGATTAGCGTGATATCATCCTCTTCCACGATTATTAGAAGTCCGTCCATTATAAGAGAGACATCTATAAAGCAGTTGACTGGTCACCTCAAGCTGCAAAGTAggtcaattatgactctttctatgAAGactttttgatccatggaggttttatatctGTAAAACTTTCCTTGAGTGGAGAAAAGcgttttaaaaatctgtgatgtcatcacaatgGAAAGTCTATGGTCTGAGCGGGAACTTTTTTGGGCGTATGGGCCAGGTGAGCAATTCTGACTGGAGTGAATAGACCCCACCTTTGCATTCGATATCTAGTTCTTCTTATAAATCATTGGCCTTGTTGCAATGCCAAGTTTCTTCAGAAGCCCAGACCGGACAAACCAAATACCAACTCTCGAGAGGACCTTTCACTTTTTTTAGCAGCCACCCCAGGGGAAGGTGAGATGAGGAGCATTCAGATGGTTGTAATCTGCAACATCACCACCAGAAGccactaaatcccacacactggacctttaacttcATGGCCATTACGATTTACAAAACTTACTGCCATTTAAACAATCCCATACCCTCCATTGTCAGTTTACATCGCTGTTTCATAATTTGTTCCTGATGTGTTTCTTCAGTGTCATTCTGTTTTGTTCAGACTGTGGACTTTCTTTAAGTAGTAGTGGTGATAATAATTCTACTGTCAGTTATGTGAAGAGTTTCACAAAAAAGCATTCATGGTGTTAGTGTCCAGTGGTGTTCTCAGAGGAGAGTCTGTAAGCTTTTAACTTACAAACTGACTTTAACGAACTGTTGTGCTGAAACCAGCCTTATGTGAGatgaagctgttatttcaaaCCTTGAGTGTGTTTACAAAGAAGCGTCTGTTATTGAGCTGTGAATGTTGGATGTACTGTTGTGTCATGAATGACCAGGTaaataaacactgtttttaaaagaGGTTGCATCGACGGACTCGAGTGCTCGGACAAAAGATGCGTCAGCTGCTTTTATAATGTACATAAACCACGTTGGTACATAAAGGGAATAGATTGCCGAGTTGCTGGGATACTAGAGACATCTATTCACTGTGAGCTGATATACATCTACTTCACTGAGGACGACATAGACAGAGGTTTGTATTGTGAATCCAATCAGGTTAGGCAATCCCACTGGAAGAGTGAGGCCCGCACAGCAACTGTAACTCATTTTTCCCCAAGGAATTCTTGGAAATGCACTGGGttacattttacatgtttgGCATTTCAATATAGATAAATTATGAGGGTTGGAAGAATACAGATAGAAGTTGTATTGCTGTACAGCACAAAACAGGAAGATGGTGCTGTTCTTTCATTGCAAATTAAGTTAGCTCCATTTCGTACTGAATTCTGAGCTTCATCGCCAGACTGaattgccattttgttttccctaattcattcatttattcatcagcGATTTTGGCAAGGATCAGGTGGTCTGAAAGTAGGTTAATAAACTGTAGGGAGGATTGGAAATTTGGTCTTAATTTATGTTTGTAATGACGTCCTGTGCTAGGGATTTTTTGGataatcagttttattttcctaATCAATTGTTTAAAGATAGTTTAAAAATTCCCctcaaagttaaaaaaacaaaagcctaGATTGTCAGACAGACTGTCAAGACTTGAGATTTACTATTACTTAAGAAAAGTAGGTAATTCTACAAcaatcttgttttatttttaaagcactGTGGTCAGTATTGTTTCATGGTTTAGACCTGAAACTCACATGATTCAGAGAAGAGATAAATCCCtaaatctgattattttttgtttataacTTCTGAAccacaggaagaaaacaaggagtatttttttattgtcaactatcaaagctgctgtaattCACTTTCTTACTTTCCTCTCTTCTCAATacatatttattctttaaagtGGAAAGGGAAAGACAAACCaggactgttttggtgagtatAATTAAGCttatgtccagtttgaatgaagtgtgttttatgctgagttaacaaggcaatcAAGcgagagaaacttgaattcaggaggtgtgtgtgacCACAAAATAGGAAGAGATTCCCTCAAGGCATTCCTGAGATATCCTAATCAAGAGAATGGGACggacagatggatggagggaCATACGACATAAAATGTAGAGGCCCTTCAATGTATAAACTACAGGCTTGTCTCAATCAGTCATATATCCTTATTTCTCAATGATGTCCTGTTAAGTATTGAAAACAGGAACACCCCGTTCTCGATCAGACTAGATCGGATTTCAATGGAAAAATGTCATCAATCAGGACTCCAGTCCAGTGATTAGGATTTAACTTCCTGCAGACAAGACGACTCCAAACTTTGTGTCAATCGGGGGCCCCAAAACATGGAGGCGTTGTATTGAACTGGCCCTGGCtaatagacagacagagaggtccCTCTTCTGCATGAGCATGCTGCTAAACAAGCTGGATCCACTTCCATCTCATTGGATGGAActgaaaacatactgtattgtttattgaattattaataTCAACACGTGTTTACACCAGCAAGTTTCCAAATTCATATGagagctttttttcttcataccACACCCATGTTCGTGAGCTTTCTGTGGCGGCTTCAGGTCAGAACAAAAATGTCCCTTCTCCTGACGTCTTTGTGGTGTCTGGAAATGACTTGTTAGATCCAGCTCCAAGAAGTGATTAAGTTAGGACTGTAATGTGATGTTGGAGCAACCATGAGATCTAAATTAAGATGGAAAGACCCGTGCATTGGTTGTCATGTGTTGGAACATTATTAGATGCATAGGCCTCCTTGTTTAGAAACTGCGATGCAAAACAGTGTTCGAAAGAGGGATTGCTCTTCTATACACCTAAAGCACATTGTAAATATGTTTTGCAGATAATTTGCATCATACTGACattaatttgataaaaaaaattattacatttggaaataaatccaaaaattcacagagtaagatatgaaaatattccagctctacatgTCGTTTTCACCCGCTGCTGTTGTCCAACTGTCTGTCACTTCTCTCCTACTGCTGTGTCTTGTCATAGTcttggtcagagctgctgtatcACCGCCGATGGTCCCAGTCCAGGCAGATTTAGGCCACTGATTGAGCCCTGAGCTAATCAGCTAACGGAAGATAGCTTCAGCCAAaaatagctagcaaagagcagcagttatTTGTTACTTAGGTGATATTATGCACCCAATGcttttggagctacctttgaattctcACCATATTCTAAAAAATATCCCGTTAAGAATTAGTTTGCTGTAAGTATGacaaaatttcacacaaatgctTAATAGGATAAAACAATGAAGTGACGATATGTTATACCCAAAACGTCAAAGGTCAACATCACTGTTGCAccataatgttctgcaaaaacacttttctggccATAATTCAACACCATAACTCATAACACTAATCTTGAAACTGTGCtgattgtattgtattgtgtcTTCTGTTCTGTCTGGTTGAAGATGCGTGTGAAGTAGCCATATTTCAGAATTTGTAGCTTCTCTGCAGCAACATCCACAATTGAATCATTTTCTGTTGTCATGACTACAATTTTGTGTTCTATCAGAATCAGCTGACTGTTTAGTGTTACTCTCAATAAAAGACACACAGCTCTAGTCAATCACAAGCTCTGCGGTTTTGCTGCTATTGAGCTTCAGGTGATCGTCAGGCACCATGTGAAGAAGCTCCTTTGTAAAACTACGCTCTAAGTGGAGGCGGTGTGTTTCTCATTAGACATTATTTGCTAGATTGTTGAAACATGTCAATATTGTCATAACTTCAATTTTGCCATAAATTACACTTGATTATATTATACGTTTTCCTTCCAAGCACTCCGAGAAAATATAGCATGGGACTGGACAGAAATGGCTGTAAACTCCAACTTTTGCCGGTTGGCAGAGATACACAATCACGAGGCTGTAATTCTAGTTATGGCTTGTCTAAAATCATTTGGTGCAGTTTGCTATTATAACATGGAACACAAAATTTCAGAAAAAGTGCAGAAGCATGGCTCCAATAAAGACACATAAGACTACTGTTTGTCACAATTGCAAAACATCAACCTGGAATGATATCAAAGGATAATTCTGcttgagttttattttcatagttgTGGCTGTAAATTTTATCTGATATAAATAACAGTACCCACCAAGTATgttgctgagatctgggaacaaGGCGCCATCTGACCGGGTGAGACACATGACCAGGCTctccatttattttcattttcagcagctgcatgacagacatttattgtttattttatgttgataGAACAATCCTAACATTTTCTTATGAGCATGTTTTAACATATAGGGAGTTAAACTACACAAAGGGGATTACGTTTTCCACTGGGAACTATTGCAAAAGTTATGCTGTCTTTATATCTACACATAGTGAGTTtgtactgtacaaacacaatgGACTGTGCAACATCACATTTacgcaaacaaaacacatttggcTAAACAATTATTATCTATGGACTGATTGAATAAAtaagttttcattttcttaatgtttaaatataagCTATTATTCTTAAGGAATACCTTTGGACAGCTGTTCTTGAAACTGCATTATGTCCTACAGATGTGCCCAAGGAGAAGTATCCTAACCTTAGACTACAGGACCATGCTACATGTTCCCTGTATTGATGGTAAATCTGCAGTCAGAGGTACTGGAGTAATTTGAGCATTTATAAGGCTAATGTCTAATGTTTTGTGAAGTCTGCAGTTAGCTCTTTTATtcttgataaaaataaaataaaataagagacTGGATGTTATTGTAATGGGCATTGAAAACAAAGATTTCTATTAAGATCTGTGTCCACCCTGGTTTCTGCTGTCGGCACGCCGGGTTGTTATGACGCGGTGCATGCTGGGAGTAGGTGAGAATCAAATATGGCGACCTCCACGGAAAAAGATGGAAAGGCTGTCGGTGCCTCCAATGTGGATCTTTTACTGCACCCTGAGTTGTTGTCTCAAGACTTTATGCAGCTACTCTTAAGTGAGGTAAGTTAATGTTTATAGAGGAACGCGGAAAGTCCCATTTAATGCGGATGTTAAGGAGGGAAGGTGCCATAATGTTAGCAGCATACCGGCTAACATTCAGCAtagctgtgtgtttatattaGCTGTTGCGTCAGCTTGATATCAGACGTTGCAAAGTGAGCTAACAGTTCTTTCTGTCTGAATCAGAAACATGTTAGTACCAAAGACTGTGAGAGTCGGGACCAGCTCACAGAGCTGTACCTCAGGCATGTCATCCCGCTGCCGCAGAGGACCCTGCCCAACACCCGCTGGGGCAAGAGGATGGAGAAGAGCCGAGGGAGACAGACACCGGCCGGTCACAGGTCAGACAGGTAGCTCTACTGGAGGACATTACCTTGTTTTCATGGGCAGTAAGTTTGCCCCATTGTGCTATCATCACTTAGTACATCACTCTGTGTTTTGGTCAGCCAGTGTACCATAACTGATGGGGAAAATACAAACTGAAGCCCAGTTCTATCTTTTTATTGCAATGTGGTCACCCCAGTCTCTCATAGGCTAGTTTAATATAACAGTGCCGTTTTTAGATTGGCAATACGTCCAGCAGGTTAGACCCGTCTGGTTAACAGTGGTGTGGGAAGTATTCAGCTCATCTACTCAAgtcaaagtacaaatacaacaCTGTAACACTATTAAAAGCAAtatgaaatgacaaattaaagtcctgcattgaacACTTTTCTGAAGTAAATTTGTGATGGTGTTTTTCGCTATTTTCAGACAAACCAGACACCTTCATAGTGTTTGTCCAGCCATACCCGATAATTACCtaaagtgatagttggggtcttttgatgtggggaTGTATGAGGTACTTGTCCCCAGTCAGTACAGtgctctgcttcctgtcagtGCTAGGCGCCGCGTCTCCACACAGGCGTAGAGCTgatggtcatctactgcaggtaatacactgataAGTAATACACTAGGGATAAGTTTCTCATACagccccacatcaaaagaccccaactatcactttaaattgAATTTCAACAGCTCACAATAATACATTGTTTATCAGTGTATAATTATATAGTTATAGTAGatacaaaatatttcttttgtcAATCAAGTAATTGTTTTAGTTCTATTTGTCTTGGGTAGTTAAATTTGTAAGAAAACCTGATATTTTATAAGGTCTTCACACGTTTTGAATTCACATACTTAATTTGTGAAGTCAGTAGTAACTAAAACTGTCTGATATTTGCAGAAaagtaccatatttccctctgaaatgtgagGGAGGGAGTAGAACTATAAAGTGGAATGAAAATACTCAGAGTACAACTACCTCATATATGTAATTTGAGTAcaatatttaatgtatttagcATTGATATACTAGCTGGGGAAATATTGGATTCTCTATCGCATCATTTTGGTCACACTGGCCacacaagtaaaacatttaattttattaacAATCAAAGGGTCTCTTTGAAACAATTTGTTGTaattaacatgtattaatcactttttttatcAGTCGTATGTGAGCGaattgtaatgtgatgtgaaaaatgagaccttcccagTCTCTCTTGGTTGCCCAAAGAGCCTGAGGATGATTTGTTGAACTTGTTTAATgttgctggactgtggatttctttgtgaaggactcagttcagattttccacgacagtccaaaggatgtgactttatgcatgttcTCAAGTTCCTCGTCTAAGTGCCTCACTCCGCTCCACGAACAGAGAGCAATAGTAGCTAACATtggtttagaaatggagtcatGCTGCAAATACAAACTAACCAGCTTCCAgtacaacacagaagttccacagagccctcCAGTGTGTCTCTCCTTCCACTGCAATGTGTGGCGAgtcaaaaaataataacaaaccAGTACAGGTGAGGGAGCAATCTCGGCACGCTTCCAAAATATGTCCGCATAGAGCAGAGCTTCTTCCTTTGCACCTGCCTGAAAATAGAGCCCTGACTGTCAACATGAGTGTTAACAACTGATTATTGTTGTCGTTGTTTTATGATCATTTCCAGCTCCAGTAACGACCACCATAGGAAAAGGCCTCTGATTGTGTTTGATGGCAGTTCCTCTCACTCTGGCCCGCtaaaagtaaagaaaccagagGGAACCAACGTGCCAACAGGAATCACTGACAGGTTAAAACCTCCCCCTGTTGCAAACCTGTCCAACCCCATTCGCAAGTTGTCTGCAAACACATCTTCCACCTCTTCATCCATTAATCGCAGCAACgacacagacacaaacctgAAACGGGGAGCAAACAGCTCGGTAGGAACTCTTAGTTATGTCAACTCAGTAATACACAAATTTACTGTGTGATTCAAGGAAAATGTGCACAATTATCAACTTTGTTCTGTGTTTCTTGTATTTAATTGTATCGTTTGCATAGTGATCGGGAGGGAAATCATGTaagacaaacactgaaacagtaCTTTCAAAATACAGGTGATTATTTGATATCTAATATATTGAAAGAGAACCACAATCACTGTGTAaatgaagatgaaaacaaaccCCTAAGATACcaaagaaaaagtgtttttgtgaatCAAACCTCTTCAGtatttgcaaaacaaacacttaaaaaagCCAATGGATCAGCAAAAACATTGTTAAGACATCATATGTTACATTGACCACTTTTGTAATactttgttcttgttttccATCTCTTCAGGAGTCAGTGAGTTCTCCAGAGGTAAAGAAAAAGATCCAGCATGTGACATggccctgacctctgacccctgacgGGAACTGACGGGAGCTCAGGCTCTGAAGGACAGACCACTCCCCTCCCACTACATGTTGTTGCCCACTGCCTGTGTTCTCCCCATCATACGGCATCACAAGAGGGAACAGAAAACCCTTTAACCTGTGTGTCGAGGCCACCTCTCGACAAGAAGGTGTGGTGCTGTGGAGGTCATCCTGCTTTTCAAGTCACAAGCTTCCATGTTGCTTCCCACAACCTCAAGTGGCCTTACCATCAGTAATCAGCAACTCCTCCACTCCCATGGAGACCTTCTACAGgacataacaacaacacaacattttttttcccgaAACACCATTTGATCTAATTAGGGTTGTTGGTATACTTTGTCTGTGCATGAGTTGGTTTTGGTAAGATGGCCTCCAGTGCTGTGAGAGCCTGTGGACTGGATTTTGTTTAAAAgacattatcattttttttgttgtggttttGAAGTCCTTTAGCTTCCCAGTAGTGTTCCTTATCTATTCAAATCTGAACCTTCACATTTTGGCCATAATATGTATGTTTTAAAGTAGAGCTGCATGACACACAGTTTTTCCTACAGAATGGCTGTGTGCTTCTGGCGGGCCATCggtatttgatgacctgagaATGAGTCAATTGTCGTTCATCAGACGAGCTTTACTAGTTTGCCCAcattacatagtgttgctttaattgtcactggctttctctctcctctctgtatctctgtttctgttttctctctaccaGCAACGTTATCTGCTTTTTTCGTCAGCAGTAAATTTGTTATGAAGTCGCCCAAAAATCACACCTCGCGTTAGAATTCTTTTCACCCTTCACTCtgttgtcataacagcaggttAGCTGCGTGTGGAGAGAGcttgttaattatgtagccGATGAAAACCACCGAATGAAATctcaacaaccaggtgcacacccataaccgataattacctgcttctcatggccaaTACCAATACGATAACTGAATTTCTAACCTGTAATTTATGCGTACCTGAGGGCTAGAAAGActgagatgtagtgagcaaagatggatgatttcatatttcataGCTCGAATAAGAGGTGTTGTGTTGAAGACCTGTAGACTTTTTCCCTCATTTGAACATGACCGAGGGAACTACTCACAACAGACAGGATAAAATGTGCACTTCGGCTGCACCAAATAAGGCAATGCGGCACCTTCCCACaagattgtttttgtgctttggAATGTATTGACCATGATGCAAtcagaaattaacattttatttctctgattcactgctttgttctcATTAATGTCGCTCCttctcttcattcattcatgctgctctgtgtagtgttgtagtactcaAGATCGGCCTTGGTCTCGAGACCGGTCTCAAGACCATTTTTTGAGGTacttggtcttgtcttggaatCAAGGGCATTTTTActcggtcttgtctcggtctcggacTGGGCGCACTTGGGTTTTTTGAACGAGACTGGTCAAGACCAACGCTGATAGGCTTTTTGTCCATGCCTTACAGATAAGAGTGAAATAGGACcctctcaaaaacagctaataacttCAAATCATTGGTAGTGTAAAGATTTCCCCCAGCTGCAGCTGCTACCTGCCCGGTGTCAGTGTGAGAGTGACTGACACGCCCCCCTGCacacttaaataaaaagaaaactcacattttgatgttttgttatgattttcctttgatatatatggtcttggtcttgtctcggtctcgaccTCTAAAAGTCTTGGTATTGTCTTGGTCTCAACCTCCAAATGTCTTGGTCTCGGTTGGtgtggtcttgactacaacactagCTCTGTGTCACTCAGTCTCTCTCAATAAGCTGTGAAGTAGGTGCCAACTTTGAATACTGTTTTTACAAACAGCTAccgacaaatcctgcatagtatgccTCTAAATGAAGGTTTAATAATAGTAAAATAGCATCATCTTGTACCTCTGAGCTCAAATCTTCGAACACTTTCGCCACTATATGCTTTCACTGTCAGCAAATCTCTATGTGTGGGGGTTGAGGGAGTGGAGGGTATCAGCGCTGTAACATACATCACTTTGTTTGCTAACAGCTAAGTGGGAGTGTCCATTTTAAAAACCTGGGAGCACAGATGGAGTCGCCCTTTAAGAGTTTGTAATTGGTGGTTCTGTGACTTGACTGGACAGACTGATTTTCTAGAAAGTGCCATAGACTCTCATTGAGACTGTGATTGTCAAAATGACGGACATATCTAAGAGGTATTGCGAACACGTTATGAGGCAAATAATATTGAATATTTgatgaaatattcagtttttctctggtataccttaaaaaaaaacaaaaacaaaccacataTCATGCTGAACTTAATGCGAAAATTTTGAAAGAGTAGTAGGTGTCGATTTGTTCTCCACTGAGTAAACCTCACTGTTTTCAGATTGTTCAgggttttttaaatattaatgtaacattacatGGAAATGGTCATTATACTGCTTAATAGCCATTTTGACACACAGGAAGCAAATATTTGAATATCAGCTAGAccaagaaaaatgtctttttgaaagtatatttattttgaattgggGCCAGTTGACTTTGCAGTTAGTTTGAAGTGGATGTAATCAGAgttcatcaaaaacacacaagaacaaTTACCAAGCATTTTGAATCCATTGTCATTTTTGTACCaacagtttttaaataaattatgtcAATACAATGAATCAGTTTTGTCGATTTAATTAAAGTAGAGAAGTCAGAAGCTTTGTGACCCATGTCTGATATCCTGGTATTATAACATAAACGGTACTAAACACACTCTTAAACTAATATTGTTGTAAGAAATGAGGGAAATCTAAAGTCCTCTTAAGGAAACAATTTTCAGTAACTTTAATATCAAGATTGTGTGCATTTTCTCCTCCAAATTTGgcaatggaaacatttttttagattAAGTTCAAATAAAGTTAGCCATTATAAGAGTAAAGACACAGTTTCAGTAAACTAATTGAATAgattaaactttattgtccagctgaggcagGAAAATGGCCTTTGGTAAGAGCAGATCTCATTCACAAAACCTCTACTAAAACCTCTACTCACTTCATCAAGCTAATCCATGCACACAGCagtgattattattacactTCACGTCtatattaatactgtaaatTTATTTCACAATGCTTCATACAGTGTCTGTCTGAAAACATGTTGCTGTTTCATAAGCAAATCTCTTTACATTCATGCCAAAAGTTATTTTATTAGTAATTACTTTTTTCTCAGAGTGAACATTTAACTTAAATAAACTTTCTAAATTCAAATAACACTGTTATTAGTCTCTGTTTCATGGCATACAACAATGTACATTCATAGTAATGCTAGTTGTGAAGATGCTGTGCTTTagtagtatttatttttttaatttatttatttatctcattACTCTGTCATTACATGGTTATCAGATCAGATGTATCTGTCGTCCCTCAGACGAATCAGATGTCCTTGCCGCACTCCGGGCACAGGATGTCATCACGTTCAGTCAGGAAGCCACGACCGACCAGGGACACGGAGCACTTCTTACAGTTGAAGCAGTCGTTGTGCCACTGGCGCTCCTCAAAGGAAATGTACTTGCTTCCTCCAAGGCCTAGAAAGAGAAGAAGTACGATTCAAAATAACTATAAACAATCCTGTCGACTCATAGGAAGAATGATAATTTGATTA contains:
- the gpr45 gene encoding high-affinity lysophosphatidic acid receptor; its protein translation is MAFCNESRLEDCDFMEPDKAEETFPSEAATPVISVTLRVTLAAIMIFMITIGFLGNAIVCLIVYQKPAMRSAINLLLATLAFSDIMLSLLCMPFTAVTVATADWSFGSGFCRASIMLYWLFVLEGVSILLIISVDRFLIIVQRQDKLTPHRAKLLIAGSWVLSLCVSLPSVVGWRTGAAGMRGTWAPQCVLGYSDSLADRGYTVLLAVAVFFVPFAVMLYSYMCILNTVRRNTLRIHNHTSEHSCLPALNQVSKMRLTGLQRPPQIKVDMSFKTRAFTTILILFVGFSVCWLPHTVVSLLAVFSRQFYYSSVFYPISIGALWLSYLKTVFNPVIYCWRIRKFREACQEFIPKSCRLCPRVPGRSRRRVRPSNIYVCSETQSAV
- the c9h2orf49 gene encoding ashwin isoform X2 — its product is MATSTEKDGKAVGASNVDLLLHPELLSQDFMQLLLSEKHVSTKDCESRDQLTELYLRHVIPLPQRTLPNTRWGKRMEKSRGRQTPAGHSSSNDHHRKRPLIVFDGSSSHSGPLKVKKPEGTNVPTGITDRLKPPPVANLSNPIRKLSANTSSTSSSINRSNDTDTNLKRGANSSESVSSPEVKKKIQHVTWP
- the c9h2orf49 gene encoding ashwin isoform X1, with product MATSTEKDGKAVGASNVDLLLHPELLSQDFMQLLLSEKHVSTKDCESRDQLTELYLRHVIPLPQRTLPNTRWGKRMEKSRGRQTPAGHRSDSSSNDHHRKRPLIVFDGSSSHSGPLKVKKPEGTNVPTGITDRLKPPPVANLSNPIRKLSANTSSTSSSINRSNDTDTNLKRGANSSESVSSPEVKKKIQHVTWP